A window from Streptomyces sp. NBC_00299 encodes these proteins:
- a CDS encoding L,D-transpeptidase yields MTNSRRRKGLTVASALLGGVLVLSACSGGDSASGSDGGDSSQAKVDEAAAKKTSEAQIKIKPEDGTDNASINNSAAVTVSKGTLTEVTMTTAEGAAVEGEISADKTSWKPSAQLERSTTYKISVTAKDTKGLDAHENASFTTVSPKNSFLGYFTPEDGSTVGVGMPVSINFDKSISNKAAVQKGVTVSTTSGQEVACHWFNDTRMDCRPDEYWQEGSTVTLKMALDGVEGADGVYGVQEKTVTFKIGRNQVSYVDAKTKQMKVTQDGKTIKTIPISAGSPENKTYQGVMVMSEKFKETRMNGATVGFTDDDGKGEYDIKDVPHAIRLSGSGTFIHGNYWGAKSIFGSVNTSHGCVGLSDTKGANDKGTAGYWFYNNSIVGDVVVVQNTGDKTIAPDNGLNGWNMDWAQWKAGSAV; encoded by the coding sequence ATGACGAACAGTAGGCGGCGCAAGGGCCTGACGGTCGCGTCCGCACTGCTCGGCGGTGTCCTGGTGCTCTCGGCCTGCTCCGGCGGCGACAGTGCCTCCGGCAGCGACGGGGGCGACTCCTCGCAGGCCAAGGTCGACGAGGCGGCCGCCAAGAAGACCTCCGAGGCCCAGATCAAGATCAAGCCCGAGGACGGCACCGACAACGCCTCCATCAACAACTCCGCCGCCGTCACCGTGAGCAAGGGCACGCTCACCGAGGTGACGATGACCACCGCCGAGGGCGCCGCGGTCGAGGGCGAGATATCCGCCGACAAGACCAGCTGGAAGCCCAGCGCCCAGCTGGAGCGCTCGACCACCTACAAGATCTCGGTGACCGCGAAGGACACGAAGGGCCTGGACGCCCACGAGAACGCCTCCTTCACCACGGTCTCCCCGAAGAACAGCTTCCTCGGCTACTTCACGCCGGAGGACGGCTCGACCGTCGGCGTCGGCATGCCCGTGTCGATCAACTTCGACAAGTCGATCAGCAACAAGGCCGCCGTCCAGAAGGGCGTCACCGTCTCCACCACCAGCGGCCAGGAAGTCGCCTGCCACTGGTTCAACGACACCCGCATGGACTGCCGGCCCGACGAGTACTGGCAGGAGGGCTCGACCGTCACCCTGAAGATGGCCCTGGACGGGGTCGAGGGCGCCGACGGTGTCTACGGCGTCCAGGAGAAGACGGTCACCTTCAAGATCGGCCGCAACCAGGTCTCCTACGTCGACGCGAAGACCAAGCAGATGAAGGTCACGCAGGACGGCAAGACCATCAAGACCATCCCGATCTCGGCCGGTTCCCCGGAGAACAAGACCTACCAGGGCGTCATGGTGATGTCCGAGAAGTTCAAGGAGACGCGCATGAACGGCGCGACCGTGGGCTTCACGGACGACGACGGCAAGGGCGAGTACGACATCAAGGACGTGCCGCACGCCATTCGCCTCAGCGGCTCCGGCACCTTCATCCACGGCAACTACTGGGGTGCGAAGTCCATCTTCGGCAGCGTGAACACCAGCCACGGCTGCGTGGGCCTGTCCGACACCAAGGGCGCCAACGACAAGGGCACCGCGGGCTACTGGTTCTACAACAACTCGATCGTCGGTGACGTCGTGGTCGTCCAGAACACCGGCGACAAGACGATCGCGCCGGACAACGGCCTCAATGGCTGGAACATGGACTGGGCGCAGTGGAAGGCCGGTTCGGCCGTCTGA
- a CDS encoding biotin--[acetyl-CoA-carboxylase] ligase, whose translation MTPRDASDDSRWSDLDRPPLNAAALRRGLIRDDGLWREVELVQRTGSTNTDLVGLATDGKAVEGSVLVAEEQTAGKGRLDRTWTAPPRSGLFFSVLLNPAEVPAARWGWLPLLTGVAVATGLSRAAGVDTALKWPNDLLVTVGGEERKAGGILAERAGDEGVVIGVGINVTLRADELPVPQAGSLALAGAVSTDRDPLLRGILRSLEEWYGRWRAATGDPVVSGLQETYAAGCATLGRVVRAELPGHRSIMGEAVAIDGDGRLVLATAEGVQEPVGAGDIVHLRLA comes from the coding sequence ATGACGCCGCGAGATGCATCAGACGACAGCCGTTGGTCCGACCTGGACCGTCCACCGCTGAACGCCGCCGCACTACGGCGCGGGCTCATCCGGGACGACGGGCTGTGGCGCGAGGTGGAGCTGGTGCAGCGCACCGGCTCCACCAACACCGACCTGGTGGGCCTGGCGACCGACGGCAAGGCGGTCGAGGGCTCGGTGCTGGTCGCCGAGGAGCAGACGGCCGGCAAGGGCCGCCTGGACCGCACCTGGACGGCACCGCCCCGCTCGGGGCTGTTCTTCTCCGTGCTGCTGAACCCGGCCGAGGTGCCGGCGGCCCGCTGGGGCTGGCTGCCGCTGCTCACGGGGGTCGCCGTGGCGACGGGCCTGTCGCGCGCGGCAGGCGTCGACACCGCACTCAAGTGGCCGAACGACCTGCTGGTGACCGTCGGTGGCGAGGAACGCAAGGCCGGCGGGATCCTGGCGGAGCGGGCCGGGGACGAGGGTGTGGTCATCGGCGTCGGCATCAATGTCACGCTGCGTGCGGACGAGCTGCCGGTGCCGCAGGCGGGCTCCCTGGCCCTCGCCGGGGCCGTGAGCACGGACCGGGATCCCTTGCTGCGGGGCATCCTGCGCTCGCTGGAGGAGTGGTACGGACGGTGGCGGGCCGCGACCGGGGATCCGGTGGTGAGCGGGCTCCAGGAGACGTACGCGGCGGGGTGCGCGACGCTGGGGAGAGTGGTGCGGGCCGAGTTGCCGGGACATCGGTCGATCATGGGGGAGGCCGTCGCGATCGACGGTGACGGGCGGCTGGTGCTGGCGACGGCTGAGGGCGTGCAGGAGCCGGTGGGAGCAGGCGACATCGTGCACTTGAGGTTGGCGTGA
- a CDS encoding enoyl-CoA hydratase/isomerase family protein — translation MSEERYGEFVLVRRHGPGHVAELVLDRPKAMNAVSTEMARSIAGACAALGADNGVRAVVLTSTHERAFCVGADLKERNSFSDADLVRQRPVARGAYTGVLELPVPTIAAVHGFALGGGFELALSCDVIVADRTAVVGLPEVSVGVIPGGGGTQLLPRRVGAARAAELIFTARRVEAVEARELGLVDDLVEEGQDREQALALGARIAVNSPVGLRAAKRALRIGHGMDLRAGLEVEDAAWRATAFSGDRAEGVAAFNEKRKPEWPGE, via the coding sequence ATGAGTGAGGAGCGGTACGGGGAGTTCGTGCTGGTGCGCAGGCACGGGCCCGGACATGTCGCGGAGCTCGTACTCGACCGGCCCAAGGCCATGAACGCCGTGTCGACGGAGATGGCCCGTTCGATCGCGGGGGCGTGTGCGGCACTGGGTGCGGACAACGGTGTACGGGCCGTCGTCCTGACCTCGACGCATGAGCGGGCGTTCTGTGTCGGTGCGGATCTGAAGGAGCGGAACTCCTTCAGCGATGCGGATCTGGTGCGCCAGCGGCCGGTGGCGCGGGGTGCGTACACGGGGGTGCTGGAGTTGCCGGTGCCGACGATCGCGGCGGTGCACGGCTTCGCGCTGGGGGGCGGCTTCGAACTGGCGCTGTCCTGCGATGTGATCGTGGCCGACCGTACGGCCGTGGTGGGGCTGCCCGAGGTGTCGGTCGGAGTGATTCCGGGGGGTGGCGGCACGCAGTTGCTGCCGCGGCGGGTGGGCGCGGCCAGGGCTGCGGAGCTGATCTTCACCGCGCGCCGGGTCGAGGCCGTCGAGGCCCGGGAGCTCGGGCTGGTGGACGATCTGGTGGAAGAGGGGCAGGACCGGGAACAGGCGCTGGCCCTCGGGGCTCGGATCGCCGTGAACTCGCCGGTCGGGCTGCGGGCCGCCAAGCGGGCGCTGCGGATCGGGCACGGTATGGACCTGAGGGCCGGGCTGGAGGTCGAGGACGCGGCCTGGCGGGCCACGGCGTTCTCGGGGGACCGGGCGGAGGGGGTGGCCGCGTTCAATGAGAAGCGGAAGCCCGAGTGGCCGGGCGAGTGA
- a CDS encoding GGDEF domain-containing protein, which translates to MGEDTRLAAVVALAQGMAAVHTPRESWRAAAFGACRALAGSFAALSVWERELGRLRVLVNVGDRTQGEEEFPGDEAYPVHQFPEITEFLHERWAAGGEPNAWVETAEGPAAGQPGYCHQRVAALRRRGRGCCVVAPIVLNGRAWGELYVARSAGAPVFDRGDADFATVLASVVAAGLAQSERLEEARRLAFTDALTGLANRRAVDVRLEEAIERHRRDGVVVSLVVCDLNGLKRVNDTQGHAVGDRLLERFGSVLSLCGAMLPGALAARLGGDEFCLLAVGPAADDVVKAADELCRRAAELELGEGVACGVASTEDPIGAVGSARRLFRLADAAQYQAKAVLSDRPVIAGREGPDDPVVRLADAEPSGEGAVERRRFRGRLP; encoded by the coding sequence ATGGGCGAGGACACACGGCTCGCGGCCGTAGTGGCGTTGGCGCAGGGGATGGCGGCGGTGCACACCCCGCGGGAGTCCTGGCGTGCTGCGGCGTTCGGGGCGTGTCGGGCGCTGGCCGGGAGTTTTGCCGCGCTGTCGGTGTGGGAGCGGGAGCTCGGGCGGTTGCGGGTGCTGGTCAACGTCGGGGACCGCACCCAGGGGGAGGAGGAGTTCCCCGGTGATGAGGCCTATCCCGTGCATCAGTTCCCGGAGATCACCGAGTTCCTGCACGAGCGGTGGGCCGCCGGCGGGGAGCCCAACGCCTGGGTGGAGACGGCCGAAGGCCCCGCAGCCGGGCAGCCCGGCTACTGCCACCAGCGGGTCGCCGCCCTGCGGCGTCGGGGGCGGGGGTGCTGTGTCGTCGCGCCGATCGTGCTGAACGGGCGGGCGTGGGGGGAGCTCTACGTGGCCCGGTCCGCAGGGGCTCCCGTCTTCGACCGCGGGGATGCCGACTTCGCCACCGTGCTCGCCTCCGTCGTGGCCGCGGGCCTTGCGCAGAGTGAGCGGCTGGAGGAGGCGCGGCGGCTGGCGTTCACCGACGCGCTCACCGGGCTCGCCAACCGGCGTGCCGTCGATGTGCGGTTGGAGGAGGCCATCGAGCGGCATCGCAGGGACGGGGTCGTGGTCAGCCTCGTCGTCTGTGACCTCAACGGGCTCAAGCGGGTCAACGACACCCAGGGGCATGCGGTGGGCGACCGTCTGCTGGAGCGGTTCGGGTCGGTTCTGTCGTTGTGCGGCGCCATGCTGCCCGGCGCTCTCGCGGCGCGGCTCGGCGGTGACGAGTTCTGTCTGCTGGCCGTCGGGCCGGCCGCCGACGACGTGGTGAAGGCCGCGGATGAACTGTGCCGTCGGGCCGCCGAGTTGGAGCTCGGGGAGGGGGTGGCGTGCGGGGTCGCGTCCACGGAGGACCCGATCGGGGCCGTGGGTTCTGCCCGGCGGTTGTTCCGGCTGGCCGATGCCGCGCAGTACCAGGCCAAGGCCGTACTGTCCGACAGGCCCGTGATCGCCGGTCGGGAGGGGCCGGACGACCCGGTCGTACGCCTCGCCGACGCGGAGCCCTCCGGGGAGGGGGCGGTGGAGCGGCGGCGGTTCCGTGGGCGGCTGCCGTGA
- the hutH gene encoding histidine ammonia-lyase encodes MHTVVVGTSGVTASDVLAVARGGARVELSEEAVAALAAARGIVDALAAKPEPVYGVSTGFGALATRHISQELRAQLQRNIVRSHAAGMGPRVEREVVRALMFLRLKTVCSGHTGVRPEVAQTMADVLNAGITPVVHEYGSLGCSGDLAPLSHCALTLMGEGDAEGPDGSVRPAGELLAAHGIAPVELREKEGLALLNGTDGMLGMLVMALADLDALYKSADVTAALSLEALLGTDKVLAPELHAIRPHPGQGASAANMLAVLKGSELTGHHQDDAPRVQDAYSVRCAPQVAGAGRDTLAHARLVAERELASAVDNPVVLPDGRVESNGNFHGAPVAYVLDFLAIAVADLASIAERRTDRLLDKNRSHGLPPFLADDAGVDSGLMIAQYTQAALVSELKRLAVPASADSIPSSAMQEDHVSMGWSAARKLRTAVDNLTRVLAIELYAATRAIELREGLAPAPASQAVIDAVRNAGVQGAGPDRFLAPDLAAADAFVRAGELVAAAEKVTGPLQ; translated from the coding sequence ATGCACACTGTGGTGGTGGGGACGTCCGGGGTCACCGCGTCCGACGTCCTTGCCGTGGCGCGGGGTGGGGCCCGGGTCGAGCTGTCGGAGGAGGCGGTCGCGGCGCTGGCTGCGGCTCGCGGGATCGTGGATGCGCTGGCTGCCAAGCCCGAGCCCGTCTACGGCGTGTCCACCGGCTTCGGCGCCCTGGCGACCCGGCACATCAGCCAGGAGCTGCGGGCGCAGCTGCAGCGCAACATCGTTCGTTCGCACGCGGCGGGGATGGGGCCGCGGGTGGAGCGGGAGGTCGTACGGGCCCTGATGTTCCTGCGGCTCAAGACCGTCTGCTCGGGGCACACGGGAGTACGGCCGGAGGTCGCGCAGACCATGGCCGACGTGCTCAACGCCGGGATCACACCGGTCGTCCACGAGTACGGCTCCCTCGGCTGCTCCGGTGACCTCGCTCCCCTTTCGCACTGCGCCCTCACTCTGATGGGGGAGGGGGACGCCGAAGGTCCGGACGGGAGTGTGCGGCCCGCCGGTGAGCTGCTTGCCGCGCACGGCATCGCCCCCGTCGAACTGCGTGAGAAGGAGGGGCTCGCCCTCCTCAACGGCACCGACGGCATGCTCGGCATGCTCGTCATGGCCCTCGCCGACCTGGACGCGCTCTACAAGTCCGCCGACGTCACCGCCGCGCTCAGCCTCGAAGCGCTGCTCGGTACCGACAAGGTGCTCGCGCCCGAACTGCACGCCATCCGGCCGCACCCGGGGCAGGGCGCCTCCGCCGCCAACATGCTCGCCGTGCTGAAGGGTTCGGAGCTGACCGGGCATCACCAGGACGACGCGCCCCGCGTCCAGGACGCCTACTCGGTGCGCTGCGCCCCGCAGGTCGCCGGCGCCGGGCGGGACACCCTGGCGCACGCACGGCTCGTCGCCGAGCGGGAACTCGCCTCCGCCGTCGACAACCCGGTCGTGCTGCCCGACGGACGTGTGGAGTCCAACGGCAACTTCCACGGGGCGCCCGTCGCCTACGTGCTCGACTTCCTCGCCATCGCCGTCGCCGACCTCGCCTCCATCGCCGAGCGTCGTACCGACCGGCTGCTCGACAAGAACCGCAGCCACGGGCTGCCGCCGTTCCTGGCCGACGACGCCGGTGTCGACTCGGGGCTGATGATCGCCCAGTACACGCAGGCGGCACTGGTGAGCGAGCTGAAGAGGCTGGCCGTTCCGGCGTCCGCCGACTCGATTCCCTCCTCCGCCATGCAGGAGGACCACGTCTCCATGGGCTGGTCGGCCGCACGCAAGCTCCGTACCGCCGTCGACAACCTCACGCGCGTCCTGGCCATCGAGCTCTATGCCGCCACCCGCGCCATAGAACTGAGGGAGGGGCTCGCCCCCGCGCCGGCCTCGCAGGCGGTCATCGACGCCGTACGGAATGCCGGGGTCCAGGGCGCCGGGCCCGACCGGTTCCTGGCACCCGACCTCGCCGCGGCCGACGCGTTCGTGCGCGCCGGGGAGCTGGTCGCCGCCGCGGAGAAGGTCACCGGCCCGCTCCAGTGA
- a CDS encoding ABC transporter ATP-binding protein — MYELRSVTKRYTRGKESIHALDGVDLTIADGDRLVIQGPTGGGKSTLLQMIGALDRPTSGEVVLDGTDLAKLSETRLTKVRSENIGFVFQSFNLIPTLTAQENVETALVPLGVKAKARRERAAEALSSVGLGERLGHLPSEMSGGQQQRVAIARALVKQPKVLLADEPTGNLDESMRDEIMDVLERMWKELGLTFIMVTHDSAIAKKAPRLATIRKGRITVKENAGA, encoded by the coding sequence ATGTACGAACTCAGAAGCGTCACCAAGCGCTACACCCGAGGCAAGGAATCCATCCACGCCCTCGACGGAGTCGACCTCACCATCGCCGACGGCGACCGGCTCGTCATCCAGGGCCCCACCGGCGGCGGCAAGTCCACCCTGCTCCAGATGATCGGCGCCCTGGACCGGCCGACCTCCGGCGAGGTCGTGCTGGACGGCACCGACCTGGCCAAGCTCTCCGAGACCCGGCTGACAAAGGTCCGCAGCGAGAACATCGGCTTCGTCTTCCAGTCGTTCAACCTCATCCCCACCCTCACCGCACAGGAGAACGTGGAGACCGCCCTCGTCCCCCTCGGGGTCAAGGCGAAGGCGCGGCGCGAACGGGCCGCCGAGGCGCTGAGCTCCGTAGGCCTGGGCGAGCGGCTCGGACACCTCCCGTCCGAGATGTCCGGCGGCCAGCAGCAACGCGTCGCGATAGCCAGAGCACTCGTCAAGCAGCCCAAGGTGCTGCTCGCCGACGAACCCACCGGAAATCTCGACGAGTCGATGCGCGACGAGATCATGGACGTACTCGAACGCATGTGGAAGGAGCTCGGGTTGACCTTCATCATGGTCACCCACGACTCGGCGATCGCGAAAAAAGCCCCGCGGCTGGCGACCATCCGCAAGGGGCGGATCACTGTCAAGGAGAACGCGGGGGCGTAA
- a CDS encoding ABC transporter permease yields MFFTYLRRELRRRRKAALVVASGLALGIALVIVVNSVSSGMSKAQDKVLQSLYGLGTDMTVTKAAEPAASSSERPRFQFDAREDGSDEEQSTDRVMVQGFQTLASSTVTEVGAQSGVSDAVGGLSLQVVKVSGQFTRGQFQQDQSGSGGQQGGGPGQGGSSQPQGEVRGGGADFDVNSYSVYGADVTKPALGPLTSSKVTSGRTFKSSETNAKVVVADTSYAKEKKLKVGSTVTVKGTKFTVIGIATPDSGDAAANLYIPLKQAQTLADAKDKVTTIYVKASDSQQIDAVKSAIQKNISGTTVTTSADLADTVSGSLSTASSLATSVGKWLSIAVLIAAFLVAGLLTSSAVSRRVREFGTLKALGWKSGRVTRQVVGEAIVNGLLGGALGIAIGLAGAYVVTAISPTLQAQLGGGGGGGGTGGGPGGGGFGGGGPGRQTASTTLDVALTAPVSLTTVALAVGLAVTGGLIAGAFGGWRASRLRPADALRRVE; encoded by the coding sequence ATGTTCTTCACCTACCTGAGGCGCGAGCTGCGCCGCCGCAGAAAGGCGGCCCTCGTCGTCGCCTCCGGACTCGCGCTGGGCATCGCGCTGGTCATCGTGGTCAACTCCGTGTCCTCCGGCATGAGCAAGGCCCAGGACAAGGTCCTGCAGTCCCTGTACGGCCTGGGGACGGACATGACCGTCACCAAGGCCGCCGAGCCGGCCGCGAGCAGCTCCGAGCGGCCGCGCTTCCAGTTCGACGCCCGGGAGGACGGCTCCGACGAGGAGCAGTCCACCGACCGCGTCATGGTCCAGGGCTTCCAGACGCTCGCGAGCTCGACCGTGACCGAGGTCGGTGCGCAGAGCGGTGTCTCGGACGCCGTCGGCGGGCTGAGCCTTCAGGTCGTCAAGGTCAGCGGGCAGTTCACGCGGGGGCAGTTCCAGCAGGACCAGAGCGGCAGCGGGGGCCAGCAGGGCGGCGGGCCCGGGCAGGGCGGCAGCAGCCAGCCGCAGGGCGAAGTGCGGGGCGGCGGCGCCGACTTCGACGTCAACAGCTACTCCGTCTACGGCGCCGACGTCACCAAGCCGGCGCTCGGCCCGCTGACCTCCTCGAAGGTCACCAGCGGTCGTACGTTCAAGTCGTCGGAGACCAACGCGAAGGTCGTTGTCGCCGACACCTCCTACGCCAAGGAGAAGAAGCTCAAGGTCGGCTCCACCGTCACCGTCAAGGGCACCAAGTTCACGGTGATCGGCATCGCCACGCCCGACAGCGGCGACGCGGCGGCCAACCTGTACATCCCGCTGAAGCAGGCGCAGACGCTCGCCGACGCGAAGGACAAGGTCACCACCATCTACGTCAAGGCGTCCGACTCCCAGCAGATCGACGCCGTCAAGTCGGCCATTCAGAAGAACATCTCCGGTACGACGGTGACGACCTCCGCGGACCTCGCGGACACGGTGTCCGGCTCCCTGTCCACGGCGTCCTCCCTCGCCACCAGCGTCGGCAAGTGGCTCTCCATCGCGGTGCTCATCGCCGCGTTCCTGGTGGCCGGGCTGCTGACCTCCTCCGCGGTGTCGCGCCGGGTACGGGAGTTCGGCACGCTCAAGGCGCTGGGCTGGAAGTCGGGCCGGGTGACCCGGCAGGTGGTCGGCGAGGCGATCGTGAACGGGCTGCTGGGCGGCGCACTGGGCATCGCGATCGGCCTTGCGGGAGCGTACGTCGTGACGGCCATCAGCCCGACGCTGCAAGCGCAGTTGGGCGGGGGTGGCGGTGGCGGCGGCACGGGTGGCGGCCCGGGCGGGGGCGGCTTCGGGGGCGGCGGCCCCGGGCGGCAGACGGCAAGCACGACACTCGACGTCGCCCTGACGGCACCGGTGAGCCTCACGACGGTCGCCCTGGCGGTCGGCCTGGCGGTGACGGGTGGGCTGATCGCGGGCGCCTTCGGCGGCTGGCGCGCGTCACGGCTGCGCCCGGCGGACGCACTGCGGCGCGTCGAGTAG
- a CDS encoding LAETG motif-containing sortase-dependent surface protein — protein MSAAHRSTSTARRSLLTATAAGALLGALWFVPSANATGDGPARTEPSAIPTAQVTQQARAASASADDSTGDGTRLADTGSFDTTPYIVGGTVFLALGAGFVAYSVRRERLGF, from the coding sequence GTGTCCGCCGCTCATCGATCGACGTCCACCGCACGCCGATCGCTGCTGACCGCCACCGCCGCGGGAGCCCTGCTGGGCGCCCTGTGGTTCGTACCCTCCGCGAACGCCACGGGCGACGGACCGGCGAGAACGGAGCCTTCGGCGATACCCACGGCCCAGGTCACCCAGCAGGCACGGGCCGCGTCCGCGAGCGCCGACGACAGCACCGGGGACGGCACCCGGCTCGCCGACACCGGAAGCTTCGACACCACGCCGTACATCGTCGGCGGGACCGTGTTCCTCGCGCTGGGCGCGGGCTTCGTCGCCTACTCGGTGCGCCGGGAACGCCTCGGCTTCTGA
- a CDS encoding adenylate/guanylate cyclase domain-containing protein produces MTVDDTGSGAGEDGRVDSPDADPGEDPLALRLEQLILGAERRYTPFQAARSAGVSMELASRFWRAMGFADIGQAKALTEADVLALRRLAGLVEAGLLSEAMAVQVARSTGQTTARLADWQIDSFLEGLTEPPEPGMTRTEVTYPLVELLLPELEEFLVYVWRRQLAAATGRVVQAADDEEMVDRRLCVGFADLVGFTRLTRRMEEEELGELVEAFETTAADLVAARGGRLVKTLGDEVLFSADDAAVAAEIALRLIETMANDETMPELRVGIAFGTVTTRMGDVFGTTVNLASRLTSIAPRDAVLVDSAFAEELIRSGEAPASEAEAAEAALAAEKEGEESPVYRFALQPMWQRPVRGLGVVEPWLLTRRALPAD; encoded by the coding sequence GTGACCGTCGACGACACGGGCTCCGGCGCGGGCGAGGACGGCCGGGTGGATTCCCCCGACGCCGACCCCGGCGAGGATCCGCTCGCGCTGCGCCTCGAACAGCTCATCCTCGGTGCCGAGCGGCGCTACACCCCGTTTCAGGCGGCCCGTAGCGCCGGTGTCTCCATGGAGCTGGCGTCCCGGTTCTGGCGGGCCATGGGCTTCGCCGACATCGGGCAGGCCAAGGCGCTGACCGAGGCCGACGTCCTGGCGCTCAGGCGCCTCGCCGGTCTCGTCGAGGCGGGGCTGCTCAGCGAGGCCATGGCCGTGCAGGTGGCCAGATCCACCGGGCAGACCACCGCGCGTCTGGCCGACTGGCAGATCGACTCGTTCCTGGAGGGACTCACCGAGCCGCCGGAGCCGGGGATGACGCGGACCGAGGTGACGTATCCCCTGGTCGAGCTGCTCCTGCCCGAACTGGAGGAGTTCCTCGTCTACGTCTGGCGCCGCCAGCTCGCCGCCGCGACCGGCCGGGTCGTGCAGGCCGCCGACGACGAGGAGATGGTCGACCGGCGGCTGTGCGTGGGCTTCGCGGACCTCGTCGGGTTCACGCGGCTGACCCGCCGGATGGAGGAGGAGGAACTCGGCGAACTCGTCGAGGCCTTCGAGACCACCGCGGCCGACCTGGTGGCCGCGCGCGGCGGGCGACTGGTCAAGACGCTCGGCGACGAGGTGCTCTTCTCGGCCGACGACGCGGCGGTCGCCGCCGAGATCGCCCTGCGGCTCATCGAGACGATGGCCAACGACGAGACGATGCCCGAGCTGCGCGTCGGCATCGCCTTCGGCACGGTGACCACCCGAATGGGCGATGTCTTCGGTACGACCGTGAACCTCGCCTCGCGCCTGACGTCGATAGCTCCGCGTGACGCCGTCCTCGTCGACAGTGCGTTCGCCGAGGAGCTCATCCGATCGGGTGAGGCCCCGGCCTCTGAGGCGGAGGCGGCGGAGGCCGCTCTCGCGGCGGAGAAGGAAGGCGAGGAGTCGCCGGTGTACCGGTTCGCGCTGCAGCCGATGTGGCAGCGGCCGGTGCGAGGGCTCGGGGTCGTCGAGCCCTGGCTGTTGACGCGGAGGGCGTTGCCGGCGGACTGA